The sequence TGAGCTTGTTCACCTGTACAATACCCAGTGCCATAGTCCTTCTCCTTTGATCCTAGATCTTGCCTTTCCTGCGCAGCCTGTTCAGCGCTATCTGCGCCAGCTCTTCCAACATCTCGCCGGACTGCCGCGCATTCACCCCCAGGAACGGTCGCTCCGGCACGCCCACTGCCCATGAATCCGGAGCCTCATACCCGCTCAGCTGCTGCCAAATGGCCATGGCCTCGCCGCGCGTCATGTTCTGCACAATCCAGCTTTGCGAAACACGCTGCAGCCGCACCCTGCCGCTTTTCAGCTTCACTTCCTTGCGATAGCCCAGCCGCAGCAGCTCCTTGGCCAGCCAGCGCTCCACCCGCGCCTTGGGGTTATAAAAATCCGATTCGTTGCGGCTCACCCGGTTACGGCGCGTGCTGTACTGCTCTTCCTTGCCGTGCTGGTGCTTGTCCGCAATCTTGGCAGTGTAGGTGCTCTTCCACGATACCTGCCCGCGCCCCACGCGTGAGGCCTCAATGCTCATCAGCCGCCCAAGCCCCACCAGCATCTTCATGTCGGCACGGCCATCCTTTCGCCGTTCCAGCCTCCCGTGCCGGTTGCGCTTATACATCTTGCGCGGAGCCATCGGGGTGCCATCCACGCAGCGCTGCTGCTTGATATTCCGGCGCGATTGACGGCGCACCTCCATGGCCATTTCCCGCACCAGCCGCTTCTTTGCCTCCGGAGAAAGGGCCAGCACATCCAACTGCCGCCGCAGGCGCGCCAGACGTTCCCGGTCTACCCCCAGCAACAGCGCATCAGCCATTATGCCCACCGTCCACTGCCTGCCCGTCCATGCCATGCACCGC is a genomic window of Desulfovibrio psychrotolerans containing:
- a CDS encoding phage virion morphogenesis protein, coding for MADALLLGVDRERLARLRRQLDVLALSPEAKKRLVREMAMEVRRQSRRNIKQQRCVDGTPMAPRKMYKRNRHGRLERRKDGRADMKMLVGLGRLMSIEASRVGRGQVSWKSTYTAKIADKHQHGKEEQYSTRRNRVSRNESDFYNPKARVERWLAKELLRLGYRKEVKLKSGRVRLQRVSQSWIVQNMTRGEAMAIWQQLSGYEAPDSWAVGVPERPFLGVNARQSGEMLEELAQIALNRLRRKGKI